A window of Stutzerimonas stutzeri genomic DNA:
GCTGCCGCCGGGTGAACGTGCAGTGGTTTATCTGCAGGTGCAGGCCAGAGAAACGCTGGCGTTGCCGCTGGAGCTGCTCAATGAGACGCAACTGATCGAGGGCAAGATCCGCGACGTCACCTGGGTCAGCCTGTTCTTCGGCGGCATCCTGGTAATCGTCCTGTACAACTGCAGCCTGCTGATCTTTACCCGCGACCGCAGCTACTTTCTCTACGTGCTCTACCTGCTGAGCGCAGTGTTCTACGTGCTGACCATCACCGGTTTCGGCCAGCTCTATCTCTGGCCGGAAATTCCCGAACTGTCGGTGCGCTTCTATGGCCTTTCCGCGGCGCTGTGCTTCTTCACGCCGATGCTCTTCGCCATGCGCTTCCTCGGCATACGGCGCTACGGCGGTTGGGTCTGGACGGTTTCCATGACCCTGACGGCCTATTGGGGCTGTGCAATTCTCACGCTCCTGCTGGCGCCAACGCTGGCGCGCTTCCTGTTCATGGATACCGTTGCGTTGGTGCATTGCGTGGTGACCATGGCGGTGACGCTCAATCTATGGATGCGCGGCAATCCGTCCGCCCGGCTGTTCAGCATCGCCTGGAGCACCTTGCTGGGTTTCACCGTCATCAACCTGCTGGCGCTCAACGGCACGTTACCGCTCAACGCCTGGACCCTGAACGGCCAGCTTATCGGCATGTTCACCGAGTTCGTCCTGCTTTCCATGGCGTTGGCCGAGCGCATCAATGTCGAGCGAAATCGCCGTATAGCCGCACAGCAACTGGCGTTGCAGACATCGGAGTCGCTTGCCGAGGAGCGCGCGTTGCATCTGCAGGCCAAGCATGAGGCCCTGGAGCTGCAGCTGCGTACCAACGAGGCGCTGGAAGCGCGAGTTTATGAGCGTACCCGGGCACTGGAGGATGCCCGTCAGGGGCTGGAAGCGGCTAATGCCGAGCTGATGCGCCTGAGCACCACCGACTCGCTAACCCAACTGGCCAACCGTCGGCGCTTCGATCAGCTGCTCGACGAGGAGATCCGACGCGCGCGGCGCAGCGGTAGTCCGCTGTCGCTGTTGCTGGCCGATATCGATCACTTCAAGCGCGTTAACGACAGTTACGGGCATCCCTTCGG
This region includes:
- a CDS encoding sensor domain-containing diguanylate cyclase, with translation MIRSFFLLLIVCLSALSWVANVSAASPVLQTRAESPLHVGTVEYVLGKPAADFAEIASADLPWQPLTKPNLGKQPDGAWLRVRLDNHGGEAKRWYLLLKWPVLDRVAVRLHYPDTERWGPSMLAGDAVAISSRPLADHHFVFPLELPPGERAVVYLQVQARETLALPLELLNETQLIEGKIRDVTWVSLFFGGILVIVLYNCSLLIFTRDRSYFLYVLYLLSAVFYVLTITGFGQLYLWPEIPELSVRFYGLSAALCFFTPMLFAMRFLGIRRYGGWVWTVSMTLTAYWGCAILTLLLAPTLARFLFMDTVALVHCVVTMAVTLNLWMRGNPSARLFSIAWSTLLGFTVINLLALNGTLPLNAWTLNGQLIGMFTEFVLLSMALAERINVERNRRIAAQQLALQTSESLAEERALHLQAKHEALELQLRTNEALEARVYERTRALEDARQGLEAANAELMRLSTTDSLTQLANRRRFDQLLDEEIRRARRSGSPLSLLLADIDHFKRVNDSYGHPFGDECLRQVAAVLAAHCQRAGDLAARYGGEEFVVLLPGLEAQQAVALAESIRCDIARLRLHHGDQPVALTISLGVAALTPSRSSPDDLLAAADAALYQAKNDGRNQVVQASGINVTEHIQAFSPLPE